Part of the Motacilla alba alba isolate MOTALB_02 chromosome Z, Motacilla_alba_V1.0_pri, whole genome shotgun sequence genome, TTTAAAttgcagatttatttcttcctaCAAAGCATATTTCAATAGCTTGACAGCTGGAGTTCATCTGACCTAAAACCCAGATTACTTTATTTCGCCAGATGAGTTTTAGCTCTCCAGTGAGGCACTACAGTGTGATTCATTGCCTTTGAAATTTAGGTAcggatggggaaaaaaaaaaaataatttggatttGCATGGGTCTGCCAGGTGAATAACACCCAGAAGGTCTTTCAAGGCAGCTAAACTGAAAACAAGCAGAACCACAACTTGCAGCAATTTAAGGGTGTTTGCTGCCAGGAAAACACCTTTCCTTTCCCACAGTTTAATAATACTTCTGGAGCTCTTGAAATCTGATGTATCAAACTGTGCTGTGCACTGCCCTCCTTACATGGCTAGCAAAGACAGAATCATGTCTCCTATGGACCAGACTCTGCTGGGGGCTCTGttccccacagctccccatcCACTGATGGCAGGCAATGCCTGCCCCTTTTCTCATGTTGATAGATATACTCAGCAGTGCTTGGTGCTTCTCCAACAGCAAAGCCAAAGCTTACACAGTggttaaaacagaaaatttaacCTAAAACTGATATGACATTTTATTGCCATTTTAATAAAGGTAATAATGCATCATTGACACATGAGCAAGGCAGGGCTATAGTAAAAGTTGATTATTATATGCCAGGCAAAAACAAGAGTAATCTAGTAAGTAATGTAACAACAACAACGAAAAACCACAAAGggaaacaaccaaacaaaccagaacCCACACTACATCTTGAATCAAAAGTCTTAAGATCTGCAGCAAGAGCTTTCATGTATTGATCAAGATAGTTGAAGATACAAAGTGGGAAGAGTAGAAAAAGAGACAGTCCTGAAGGGAAATGAGAATTGAATTCTGCAGCTATTTTAGTTGATCACAACAATGTACACGACTGCTACATAGAGTTTGAGGGATAAACTTTCAtgttagaaatgaaaaaaacaatgtGCTGTCCGCACATAGAGTAAATCAAACAAACCTGggaaatttctttccaaaagccATTTGATTCCTAGCTGGTGAATTGTCGGAAACCACATTCATCCAGACTTCACTGAATTCTTCAGTATAGCATCATGTGGGAAGTGAGGAGTTATTTTAAGCCAGCACAattaatacaggaaaaatacagcagtaCACACACCAGCCAAAGAGCAAGGAGAATTTATTTATAGGTAAGTTGCTTGTCTAATTCTGTAAGCACTGTGCTCAGGTCTGTTGTACTTTTCCTTGCCTGGCAcagctacagaaaaagaaagttggTTCGTGTAATACGTTAGATGGGGCTGGACAGTAGACAAAGGCAGAGTAGGATTCCACGTTCAGAACTATGTTAAGTGAAAGAGGAGTAAGGGGATTTAAATTGTACAAAGGGTGAAGGACAAATACTTACCTAgtgtttttttttgccttaagaATAAGATGCCTGACAACAGGACAATCTCACCCCCAGCCCATACCTTGGTCACTATACTGAGCACAGCTACTCCATCTCCTCCACATGCCTCAAAATCACACCCCGAAAGGGAAAGGCATAAAACACAAATGGAGCATGTAGATGTACTGTCTGAAAGGGTTAATTCCCCTTTGCTCAggctgaagaggaaaaggacTTGGGGAAGCTATTGCTATAGATGACTTCCTTTTCATGATGAAGTTCGCTGACAGCAGCTTAAAAATACAACCAACACTAGGATTTTACAGTGTGGGTAttgaccttttatttttttaaaaaggaaaaaaaaaagaatacatcATTTTAGTGCTGGAAATGTGTACaaagatacattttttaatgaattcatACATTAAAGAAATAGGCTTTGAACAAGTTTCTCTAATGCATGGGACTTACAAATTCTTTCACaatcaaaaatgcttttttccaaatattttgtaataataTGGCGTTGGGAGAGCCAGAGATCCCCTGAGATGCCAGTACTGCTAGTACAGGAGGTGCCTGACCTCAATCCCTCAGCCACGAGTACCAGGGATATCCCAGTTATTCTGCAAGGTAGAAAAGGAGGTGCTCCACAAACCACAATGCCATAATCCAAGACCATCCCAGGAAAACCCAAAATTATCTCAAAGTTGATAGAGAATCGGCAGTTCCCATACATCTCTATATGAACTCATCCCAACCTTGGCATTTAGTTACAGCTTTAAAGAgtacatttatatataaatctactaaaacaacaaaaaataaacccccaaCAACACCACTGTAAAATTTACGTGAACACACGCAACTTAAGCAACACTGTGTTTCCACTGGATCATGGCTATTAGCTGCTTGCACTTTATATACAAAGCTGATTAATTAGAAAAGTTGTTTCTGGGATCCAAGCTTTCTGTCTAGGTTAGCCCTGGTTAGAATAAGGATTTCCTACATGTGATCTTCTAGGAGATGGCaatactaaatttttttttttgtaacaccAGGATGTACTCATTTGTAAACATTTTGTCTTACTATTGAATGAAAATCCAATGCATTCTTACTCTCTGCACTGACATTATGGATCAATCTCTAGGAATTCATAAGAGATATGAAAGTTTGGCTTATAAAAATCCTCTCAACTAGTTAATTCCTGGTGTCAAGGTACTGACTTTAGAGCAACATCAAGCAGAATTTgatccacagaatcacaggcAAATTTCCTCCAGGATGTAGGAGGTTCCAATCCATGCCAGCAAAACAATTTAAGTTTTGCATGATCCCCATTCTACAGATTGGAACACAGGTTTGAAGGGAAGCAGTTTGCAAAGGTCACAGGCAATGTCAGCAACATAGCTCAAAAAAGCTTCAAATTCCTGAACACCCAATTTGTGTTGGACAACAATGCCCACTTCTCTCCTGACTCCTACAGTCCTCAATCCCCTTCTATTAGGAAAATATTACATGATACTGCATTTGGAGGAAGGCTCATAGGGAAATGTCAAAAGCAAATGTATCAGGGAtatacaaaaaaccaaaattactAGACAGGTAAAAAACTCTTCCTGTTGTTCTTGAAGCTCTTCTTAACTTCTCCTTTTTGCCAGCTGCAGTCCTGAGTAATGAATACCTGCCAGATCTGGGTGGCAGCTTCCTCAGACCCTCTCCTTGTGCTTCACGTTAGCCAGCTTGACTGTTTCCTGCTCGGAGGCAGGTGGAGAAGGCTCATCGTGACATCCAATCGTCAGCTGATAGACAATCACTCCCGCAACTGCCCCAAGGAAAGGAGCCACAACTGGAACCCACCACCAGTGGGAGGGCTTACCaaccctggaaaacaaaaagaaagtgcATAAGGTAAGAAGGGCAGCCTAAGCATTAGGATATTTGCACTTGGATCTAGAGCCATGCAAGAGCTGACCCTCTGCAGCCATCACCACCCACTtgcacaggacagcagcacctgcGCGTCTGCAGAGCTTCCAAGGCAAACGTTGCCACACCCACACAGACAAACATTATAAGTCCCAGTGGCAAGCAATTCAGAACATCTACTTTCAGGACTTCCAAGACTGTGTCTCCACCAGCAAAGGAGAGAAGCATTCCTTGTGCCTACATTAGGCACCTTCAATTCCCTCCCGCTGCTTGCAGGAAAGCAACCCTTGATAACATGGCTCCCTTAATTGTCtgcaaaaataacaaacacTTGTCATTTTCTACCATTTAAAAATCATGATGTGCTCATGTTCAAGGTGCAACTGAAATTCTCATGGATGCTCCTAGATTTCCTCTTTGATAGCACTGTCATTTGCTCTCACCACTGGAAGCTGCCCAGCTTCCACAATTTCTTAGGAAGCCGAAAAGCATGCAGTGTCTTTTAGCAACATTTAGACAATCCACAAATACTTCGTGGCTGCCAAGACACTTTATAGTGCCAGAGCTACCATCTATTTGGATTCATAATTTGTTTCCCTTTGATGCTCAAGGTTTTTGTCGGCGAGCACTTACCGGAACACTTCCATGCCCCAGCCGGCAATGGCTGTGAAGAGACGAGGCCCAAAGTCCCTGGCAGGGTTGACAGCATAGCCAGAGTTGAAGCCCATGGAGGTTCCAATAACGAGGACAACAAAACCAACTGTGAAAGCCTCCAGCCCGGTGGGGACAGGGTTGTTGTAGGGATCAACAATCGCCAAGACACAAACAATCAGGGAGGCAGTGCCGATGAActggagagggatggggaaggaaaacaagaatttaATCCAGATTAGTCTTCTAACCAAGTTATTTAACTCCTCTGGGATGTAATTCTCTTAAAAGGAGGAGGTGCACCAAGTCATCCATGACACTATCAGACCACAGCAGGCATAGGAATAAGAGTGGAGCGTGCTCCTCTCTTGAGATTATGGCAGCCCAGAACCTCAATCAAACTCGCACTTTTCTCCCTACCCCCAGAAGTGTTATAAGTAGCTGTTTAGGAGGCCAGAAAAGCTGGAAACATCTTCCTAAACCTCCTTCCCACATGCCATGTCTGTGTAGAAGCTGTCCCTTTTGTGGTTGATGGCAAGTTTAGGAGACAGTCACACTCAACAGCACCCACCACCCCATACCCCGCTGACCTCTGGATTGTGCCACAACCACAGTACCAGAGTGAGAGTGAGGAAGAGCTATAATTCCTCACACTATGGCTCTTCAGGGACTATGACAAATTACATTCTTTTCTCTGGTGTCTGACCAGTGTTGTAACACTTGTTAATGCCTTGGCACAAGCCTTACAGCCTTCTGGCTGTAAGGTCCTTTCTGGCCCTGCTCTTACTATAGGCTAGTGAGATACCTGTGTCAACTCCAAAAAACCTTTCTGAATATCTTATCTTTaaattgcaatttattttctaaCTAAAGGTGAGGCCCAGACCCACCAAAAGATTCCTCTTCAAATGCACTTTCATCCTCCCAGCACCCTCTTACCTGGTCAAAGAAGCCATTCACAACATTCAGATGCTCAGATGGGTAGGTGGCAAAAATACCAGCGGTGGCATTCTTTCCTATAACAGTGAGCTGGTTATTGTCAAAAGCCCAGATAGCATCTAGAAgtagagaaggagaaaaaaaaaaatcattggcTGTAGAGCAAACACTTATTTGGAAAACTTAGGGCATCATCCACCACAGCTTTTTAACCAGTCAGGCTCAGAGGTAGATGGCATTAGTCCCTGTTCCTAACAATTATTTGCCAGGCATCAAGAAAGAGAGTCAAGAAGCAAACACTAAGGTGACTCCAACTCTTTCCCAAAGGTAACCAAACACCTGTGGTATCAGTCTTGGTGTGAAGACATGATATAGTGATATGGATCAGCAAATAGGATTTGGGCTGTTGTTTCACTTTTCTTAGTTACAACTCCCAAGACTGTCCTTAGAGCTTCCAGTGCCTTGCCTACCACTGCGTAGAAGGCAGATAACTAACTCAGGACGGTCTATCTTTCCTTCATGGTGAGTGGAAACAAGACCAGACACCTCTGAATGTAGCTTTTCCATGGGTTAGGTAGCTAAAATGGGGTTCAATCCCTTCTGAAGAGGAGGCCTCAACCCACGAACTGGAAAGGTAATTGGTGTTGAACTGTTGCCCTGATGTTTACTGAGAGGAAGATAGGTCTCCTTGCTTCTTCCTAAAGTGAAAAGCCAGTGCAGGGGTGGCAGCTTCCTCCTCCAGGTAGAAATAATAGTGACCCAGATGCTCCACTCAGCTACAGGGAACATCACTCCTATTGCCAGAAACAATCAGGAGGCAAAGTCTGAGTCTAAATGTCACACTTGATATTAGAGGAACAGCAAGGGCCAGCATAAAAATTCAGTTCTTGCCCACTGAAGATCTCCCTATGATGATGAAAAGCACACAAGAGAAATAGAGGCATGAGGAACTGGATTTGTAAGGTGCTTTCCAAGGTATGGAATAATCCtgataaaagcagcaaaatctgCTAGAAGTCACATTATCTGGAAGCTAACACAAGACAACGCATTTGACATCACAGTGAAGACTTTGTTTTTTAAGCCAAGAATGAGAAAATGGTTCTGGAACAATGAACAGATATAAAACCTTCATCACTGGTCGTGTTTAATTGACTTTTCTGGAAGACCAGTAAACACAAAAGAGCCTATCCAGAGGTCCAGTGTTCATTTCTCAAGGGCAAAGACTTGCACTTTGACAATGCTGGTTGGCCTTCAGATTGCTTTGAGGAGGCTTGAACCCATCGTCATGAGAATGGGAAAGCCATTCCACAAACACAGTAAGGAGGTCTCCTGGAATATTGCACTGCGAGTGCTCCTCTCTGATATGGAaacctccctccctgcagtgaGTCACAAACACAATAGTCTCACCTCAAAAAAGACAGAAGGTTTCCACACTTACCATGGTACAGCCCAAAGACTATGCCAGCTCCAAGGAAAGCCCCCAGGGTTTGTGCAAGGGCATAAATTGGTAGCTTGATCCAGGGCTCCCGGGCCAATAAGCACATGGCAAAAGTGACAGCTGGGTTCAGGTGTCCACCTACAGAAAGGTTGGTGGTTAGTGTATTTTTATGGGCAGAATGTAGGTCCCAGAGTTGTGTCAAGGGGCACTATCTTCCATACCAGCGCCACATAGGAAAAGTAGGCCTACACAACAACTGACACAAGTGAAATTCAGCCCACATGGAGCCACACATACCTGACACCTGTCCTGCGATCAAAATGCCGAGCGTTACAGCGAAGCCGAAGGCCAGGTTGACAGTCAGGAAACCTCCATGAGTCCCTCTGCTGAGAATGATCTGTGCAACAGAGCCACAGCCAAAGAgctaggaagagaaaaagattgAAATTACCCACTGTTTCACATCAGGGCCAGTTGCTGACCAATGCCTGCAATTGCTCTCCTTACACCTTCATGGGACATCATAGTCCACTCATGACTCAAAGCCTTCACAGCTTCTATCTTTGGTCAAAGTATCTACGCATTATCTCTAGAGAtgggaggggagaagaaagggCACAGACAAATCTACGTCCTGGCAGGATGGACTGAAAACAGGgctaaaattaaaagcaagatGGATCTACAGGAGTCTGGAATTCTTTGTCCAAATACCTAATTTTAAGATGCCAGGTGAGAAGGATGAGCCAGATATCATCCTGCTATGACATATTCACAGTACAACTATGCTGATGAGGGATCTGGGTACCATTGTGTTAAAAAGACTAATAATTGTTTGACAGAGTAGCGCATAGATTGGTAGGGAACAATTTTGTAAATGCTTAGAAATACAGTTGTGACTGAAAAAGGTCACATTCAGCCTGACATTCATGGAGTTCTCTTTCAAGGCTCCATCAAGAAAAGTCCATATTCAAGAGAgtccaccagcacagccagtcTTGGCCTTCTGTCCAAGATTGGGGTGCAGCAAACCAAACACTCTGGCAGACAAAAGCTGTCTATTTTAGATGATAAAACTGTTTCTTAGTAGCTAAGGAAGGTCTTGTCTAAAGATGTTCACTCCAACTGGATAATCCTTCTCTTCCCAACTGCACCTAAAAGCCCTCATTCCTATGCTCACCCTTAACCCTTTGAGTTAAAAAACTCAAACCAGTTTCCCCCAGCAATTCAGTTCATCAGTCATCCAGCCGCAGGCTTTCTATCTTGGCAAGTCTTTCCACTATGCAACATGTAATTTAAAGAGCTCTAAACCTGATCATCTGTATGCTTGTATCTCCCACTGGCTCCACCTGAATTGACCCTTGGTGTATTATCATTTGGAATTACCACATTTCAAGTACTGAGAGGATCCTTAAACTAGGACAGAGATTACAGCTTGCTCATGAGCTGCTCAAATCTGGGCATCAAGGCTTGACTTATTTCTTCAGACCACATGCTCAAAACTACACCCCCACAAAGACTTTCTACTTCCGTGAACTCCATCATCCCAGAATTACTCAATTGCCACAGAGGTGGTATCAACTCCTACAGGATAAGCCGCTGAACACACACCAAGGTGGCCAGATTTGCTGTCATCTGTTCTTCAGCCAACACTGGACATGCCCATTGAGCAACACATGATCCAAATCAGAGGCAAAGACAAAACACACATAACTCATCCCGTCCCGTACCCCTGACAACTGAAGAATTGCTAACAAAGCAAAAGGTGCACTCAGCTTGCCTGGAAGGGAGCAGTCAGATAGGCTGCAGGCTGATTCATTAGGTGGCCACTCTGTAAATAGGTGCCTCTTGACAAGGAACCAGGTGCCCAACACAAGCGCCTTGCgtaaaaagaataaaggaaCCTGCTGAACTCGTTGGTGAGGGAGGGATAGCCAGCACTGCTCTCTACTGGGTGCAGTCAGAACAGCCCCTACAATGTCCTTACCAACTGGGAAACCATGGCAGAGGAGACTCCAagacaaaggcagaaaagatTTGTTTATTGGCTGCAAATAGAAACAGCTATGCCCAAACCACCAAGGGAAGCATAGCTCCAACTGAGCAAATAAATACAGACTAATGACCAGGGTGAATCCTGTTTCTCCCTTTCTCCAAACAAGCCCCACCAAGCTTTGGAGAGATTTCAGAGAGTACATGGCCTCTCAAAGGCCACACAGCACATTAGTCTGACCAGGCAGGGGACAAGCCCACAAAACCTGAGTTTGGCAGAGTTTACCCCCGGTGATCCCTAGTGATGAAGGTATTTGTGTTATTCACTCTGTAAGAACTGGCAGTTCTGCAGGATGGATGGCAGTTGGCTCATTGTACACATACCTTTTGGTTGCAGAAACCACAGAGTAAAATTTTCCCACCTCCACCTCCCTGATCACCCACAAAGGTCTTCCCTTGAGCTGGAGGAATGCCAGGTCTGCCATTTCTCAAGAGGTTATCTCAGGAGGTCATCCCccatcctcctctcctccatcctACACCTGGAAGTAGCtctccagcttttcctcagAAGGGAGTCTATGGGCCATGCAAAAACACCCTGAAGCCACTCCACAGGACCATTACAACTGTTTATCAGATGAGCTGTGGGCACTATTTGGCTAAATTCAGTGTAACAGTAGAAAACTTAACCCTCAGCAGATAAAATGAGCACGGTGATACTTAGGGACAGGTTTGAACCTTGACATGCATGTGTTCAGTTCCATCCTGCACCAGTGGAGTCCactaaacacaaaaatacagtGTCATTCATGACATCCCTCCATGGCATTTGACTTTAAGGAACCAGTTCAAGTTATGCTCACCCAGACTTTTGTGGCAAGTACCTTGACACTACAGAATTTTGCTGTGGTAGTAGCTAATACAATTTTTAATCACACCACTTTCACTTCTGCTCTTTGCTACTTTTCCTTCCAATTCCTTTTCCCAGGTCAGATGAGACCAGAGAatctcagctttcattttttaggttttgtttgtcTCTCATAGAGAGCTGTTCAGGAGCATCTAGCTTGGGTTGAAAGGCAAGGAAAGTCAAATAAAAGCAATTCAACATTTTTCCCAGTCTTTTTAGTCCATGCAAATGTATTTAAGAGTTCTTAGGCAATATTGTATCACTGTAGTCAGGGACCGTGGTGCACACCTAAGGGGGGAGATGATACCGCACTCTTTTGATTTTAATAACCTGCCTCCgacagcattttgttttgtggttttgtttttcatttgcatttgttgggtttttgttttgctttttcatttgtttggctttggttttgtgggggtggggtgggggggggggctgtattttggttttgttttttgtgtaaGAAAAACACATCTGGAAGAATATCCAGCCAACAGAAACCCAGGTTAGCGCCTCCCACGACAGTAAGCGCAGCAGTCAACTGTTATACACCCACGATACTAGCCAAGTTCAAAAGTGGTTTTAAAGTGCTAATAAAATACTTGCAGTAAAGCATCACTCTGATGTGTTAAACCTGCTCCCCAAGGAATTGAAGTCAATGCACCCATTAACCAGGTTAATGGAAGCCTGCTCCCTAATTTCATCTTACTGACTCTAGCAAATCTAACAGGGAGGCTTCTTACTGCTCATGGGGTGATTCAACTTCTTGGACTGTGGAAAAGGGCTgaatccctgctctgcaggaatgGGTTCAAGAGTGGCAGGTCTGACAGACTCCAGAGGGGAGAAGAACACCCCTGTACAAAGGAGGCACcagccagaagcagcagcaaataatAGGAAAAGGTAGCACACTGCAGGGGATATACCTCATACTCAGGAAACCTTGAGCTCCCTGTGTCCAGGGCATGCTTGGAGACTGAGCAGCTGGCTTTGTCCCTCAAGATAAATACACCCTGTCTCAATCACTCAAGATAAAAACACCCTATCTCAATGTCTGAACACATGAAAGCCCAGTAGCCAGCAAGGGCTGGTAGGAAAGAGCCATGGAGGTTTAAAAAGGTTGCAATAGCTCATGAAGAAACAAGGCTACCGAAGGCAGCCTATTTAGACAGACCTTGTGGAAAACTGCTTCATATGTCAGCTTCATACATGGCGCTGAGAACTTCTCTGCACAAGAGCcaggtttctttcctttcttgtcTCCTCATTTCTTTGCCAGCGCTTTTTTACACCTTCATGTGCAACACAAAAGGCCTGAGTGCATTTGCTCTTCGACTTCAGACAGACTGGTCTCTAAATGTAGGTGGGAAAGCTTTGCTGGCATAGACCAGGAGGAGTGCAATTACCTGAATtacagctcttctgccagcaaATAAACTGGGGATTAGGCAAGAAGCCTGCTGTAAATCTACCCTAATCACCTCAGTGGATGGGAGAGACTGGTCAGCCCTTGTTGTACTCTGGTTAATGGGGAAGACGCCAGAAGGGCAGTCAAACCATGAGTCTACTTTGAGGGAGAAGACCCAGAGATACCAATGGAAGATTTTAAGTTTTGGACACACAGAGGGTACAACTCTTCA contains:
- the AQP3 gene encoding aquaporin-3, with translation MGRQKDVLATIEEHLRIRNKLVRQALAECLGTLILVLFGCGSVAQIILSRGTHGGFLTVNLAFGFAVTLGILIAGQVSGGHLNPAVTFAMCLLAREPWIKLPIYALAQTLGAFLGAGIVFGLYHDAIWAFDNNQLTVIGKNATAGIFATYPSEHLNVVNGFFDQFIGTASLIVCVLAIVDPYNNPVPTGLEAFTVGFVVLVIGTSMGFNSGYAVNPARDFGPRLFTAIAGWGMEVFRVGKPSHWWWVPVVAPFLGAVAGVIVYQLTIGCHDEPSPPASEQETVKLANVKHKERV